A segment of the Candidatus Saccharibacteria bacterium genome:
ATACATCATGCTCAAGTAATTGAGTATTTTAATCAGGTTAGTATCTGTTACGTCAGCGACCAGGAGGGTATAATAGCGCTATGGTGCGAAAGAAGCACAAAAAGAAACCAGCTAAGCTCCAAAAAGGCAAAAAGCTTAACAAAAAAGAGCAGCAAGAAAAGGCTGAAGCTCAAGCTGAGCTTAAGCGCTCGATAGTACGCGAGATAGTTGCCATTATTTTGATTGCTTTGGCAGTCTTTTTACTGCTGGCCAGCTTTGGTTTGGCGGCCACTGCAGGCGCTTGGATTCTGGGAGCTATTAAGGTGGTGATTGGCTTAAGTGCCTATGTCTTGCCGCTCACATTATTATTGACGGCCTGGGTGCTGTTCTTGCCCGAAAAGTATCAGCTCAGGGGCTATAACATATTGGGTCAAATGGCGTTTTATGTGTTTTTGAGTAGCATATTTGCCTTTATATTTAAATCGAACAGTCCGGACATAACTGTTTTGGCCAACCAGGGTGGCTTGGTGGGCTATGGTTTGTACGCGCTAATGTCACCAGTGCTAAACCAGTGGGTGGCGATCTTTATCCTCAGCGCATTATTAACTATCAGCATTGTGATTGCCGCTAATGCCCGACTCAAGGACATAATTATCAAGACTTTGTCGCTATTTGGCTTGCGTCGCAAGGATGGCGAAGATGGCAACGAAGAAACCGAACCAAAATTCCAAATTAATACCAAACTACCCATAAAGGGCACGATTGGCAACGAAGACCAAGACCAGCCCAAAGAGAAAGAGGAGGCCTTAACTGGTGCGCTTGACAAAGACTGGAAATACCCAAGCTTGGATTTACTAGAAGAGGGTGGTAGCAAGGCCGACGCCGGCGACGTTAAGGCCAATGCCAAGCTTATACAAGACACCTTGGCTCACTTTGGTATCGATGTATCGATGGCCGATGTAAATATTGGCCCCACGGTTGCTCAATACAGTCTTAAGCCACCAACCGGTGTTAAGTTGAACAAGATTACTACCCTAGACCGAGACCTAGCCCTAGCCCTAGCTCAGCACCCAATCCGCATTGAGGCACCAATTCCAGGCAAGAGCTTGGTCGGCATAGAGGTTCCAAACAAGAAGGTGGCCATGGTGCGCCTGCGCGACATTTTGGCTAGCAAAGATATGGATCAATACAAGTCCAGACTGGATTTTGTGTTGGGTCGTGATGTATCGGGCGAGATTGTGGTGGCCGATCTCAACAAGATGCCACACTTGCTGATAGCTGGTGCTACCGGCGCCGGTAAGAGCGTTACCATAAGTGCGCTAATTGCCAGCCTGCTGTATCGCAATAGTCCGAGTGAGCTTAAGCTCATATTGGTCGACCCTAAGCGCGTCGAGATGACCCCTTACAACGATATCCCGCACTTATTAACACCGGTAATAACTGAGCCCGATAAAACTATCAGCTCACTCAAGTGGGCGGTTGCCGAGATGGAGCGCCGTTATAAATTATTCTCAGAAACCGCCAACAAGAACATCTCTGAATACAACTCTAGTAATCGTGAAGATGCCATGCCATTCATTGTAATTTTAATTGATGAGTTGGCCGACCTAATGATGGTGGCTGCCAAAGAGGTTGAGGGTTTGATTGTGCGCTTGGCTCAGATGGGCCGGGCGGCTGGTATGCACTTGGTGCTGGCCACCCAGCGCCCGGATGTCAATGTGATTACGGGTATAATTAAGGCCAACATACCAAGCCGAATTGCTTTGCGCACCGCCAGCCAGATAGACTCACGCACCATTCTAGACCAAGCTGGAGCCGAGAAGCTGATTGGCAATGGTGACATGTTGTTTGTGAATGCCGAACTCACTAAGCCTAAGCGTATTCAAGGCGTCTATATAGCCAATAAAGAAACTGAGAATCTAGCCAAATTCTTACGCGAACAGCGAGCTGCTGAATACAACGAAGAGGTGACTGCTCAAGCTGTAAAGATGCCGGGTAGCCCTGGCAGCCTAGAGAGTGCCGATGATGACATGTTTGAGCAGGCCGCAGAGGTGGTGATACAGAATAGCAAGGCCAGCGCTAGCTTATTGCAGCGACGCCTGAGGGTAGGGTATGCCCGTGCCGCTCGGCTAATAGACTTACTTGAAGAACGGGGTGTTGTTGGTCCACCCGATGGCGCTAGGCCACGCGAAGTTTTGGTTTCAGATATTTCTGATCTTATGGGCGGAAGCTTGGGCGGAGGCGAGGAACAGCCTAAGTGAGCGATGAACAGCTTAAAGAATCGGCGAAAGGCACCGACTCGCCGGCCAAGATTTCATTACATGTGGCTTTGCCGGAGCTACTGCAAAAACGCCGCAATGAGCTGGGCTATAGCTTAAAAGACGTCGAAAAAGCCATAAATGTTCGCGAGATTTACCTGGGTCAAATTGAAGCCGGTGATTACGACAAACTACCCGACGATGTCTACGCCAAGGGATACGTTAAAAACTATGCTGACTACTTAGGATTCGATACTAAGCCGATCATGCAGCTTTACACAAATGAACGTGTGGCTCACAAACAAGCCTCGGCCGACTCGCATAGCCGGCAAAAGTCATCGGGCTTTAACCTTAAGCCAATTGGTAGCGGGGCGGTTGTAGTTACTCCCAAGGCCATCGCTATACTGATAGGCGTGGCTACCTTTGTTATTGCTGCTGGCTATATATTGTGGCAGTTTGTGCTATTGGCGGCGCCACCCAAGATTAACCTAAATTCACAGATCCCAGGCACGGTTAACACCAGCTATATAATTGTCAGTGGCCAGATCGATGCTGGCAGTGATTTATTTATCAATAGCTCGCCGGTTCAAATTAGCCCCGACGGTAGCTTCTCGGAACGTATTGCGGTTGAGGATGGTGATAACACCATAACTCTGATGGCGCGCAACAAGCTGGGTAAAACCAGCACTATGTCGAAAAATATTGTGGCTCGCCTGCCAAACTCAGCCAACGCCGATCTCGCGAGTCAGTTACCAGCCAACCCAGTCGACGGGGTGCAGATTGTTATAAAGGTAAATAAGCAAGCCACCTGGATTGTGGCTAAGGCTGACGGGCAAGATGCTTTTCACGGCACCATGCTACCGGGCTCCCAGCAGCTTATAAAAGCCAAGCAGAGCATAACTCTTACTACCGGTAATGGCGGCGCCACCAGTGTGGTTATCACCAACTCATCGGTAGCCCGCAAGAACCTTGGCCAACTTGGCAGAGATGGTGAGGCCAAGATTGATTTAACATTTAACAAAGACACCCAGTTTAGCCAGTAGTGCTTTACAGTATAGTTTTGAGCTGGTTAAATACCAATTAGGCTTTGTTCGTCGAAAACCTGGAGGAACCATGGACAACAGCACTGCATCAGACCGGGTCCGTAGCTCGAGAGACCAACTGGTCAGATATCTTGAGGAACTTGGTGGCTATTCGGAGCAGCAACTAATCCAACTGATTGGGACCTGTGGAACCAATCACCAACATCGAGCTAGCTGTGATAGGCACTTCTATCTGATCAAGCACCTCATCCACTGGCTTAAGTTTGGGCCCGTCTGGGTTCGAATCGACAGCCCGACCGGCCTAAGGTTCGCGCTGCCCGGGCCGAAGTACGAGATGTCGTGGTGGCAGATGGACTGGCCCGAGGGCATTCGGGTTTACTGCGAGGGCTAGACGTGCAAGGCCGCGTCCGCTGGGGAACCCCAGCGGACGCAGGCATGTTATTTACAGTGTAATATTTTTGCTTTACGCCCTCATTCAAACCTGATTAAATAAGAGTACTAAAAATTTGCGAGAAAAAGTGTTGACATGTACGTTTCTTGTTCGGTACACTATCATTGAACATAATACGAACAAGGAGAAAGCCAATGCCAACAGCAACACCAGTAAAACAAGAAGGAAAGACCGAAATTATGGACAAGCCAAAAGCCAGTAGGAGTAGCTCAGATTCAGTCAGCAGCTCGGAACGAAAATCTCGAATTAAAGCTGTAGATCTGGCTGTTGAACAAATCGAGCGCCAATTTGGCAAAGGCTCAATCATGAAGTTGGGTGAGGGGATGCAGGTTGCGGTTGAGACAATCCCAACTGGCAGCTTATCACTAGACCTTGCCTTGGGGGGAGGCATACCGCAGGGTCGAATTGTAGAAATTTATGGTCCAGAATCGAGCGGTAAAACCACGTTGGCCTTGCACTCTGTTGCTGAGGTTCAAAACAGGGGTGGCTTGGCAGCTTTTATCGATGCCGAACATGCCTTGGATCCTGAATATGCCGCCAAAATCGGCGTTAATCTAGACGACTTATTAATATCGCAACCCGACACGGGCGAACAGGCCTTGGAGATTTGTGAGACCTTAGTGCGTTCTAGTGCTGTCGACGTGGTAGTGGTTGACTCTGTCGCAGCCCTAGTGCCACGAGCCGAAATAGAGGGCGAGATGGGCGACAGCCACATGGGCTTACAGGCTCGTTTAATGAGCCAAGCTTTGCGCAAACTTACTGGTGTTATCGCCAAATCTAACACCACCGTTATCTTCATCAACCAGCTACGCATGAAGATTGGTGTGATGTTTGGTAATCCAGAGGTAACAGCTGGCGGTAATGCTCTTAAGTACTACTCGTCGGTGCGTCTCGACATTCGTCGTACAGAGCAAATTAAAGATGGTGATAACATTATTGGTAACCATGTAAAAGTAAAGGTTGTTAAGAATAAGATTGCTGCGCCATTTAGAATTGCCGAGTTTGATATTATGTACAACCAAGGCATTAGCAAGGCCGGCGACATGGTAGATCTAGCCGTCAAACACGGCTTAGTCGAAAAGGCCGGTGCCTGGTATGCCTACAAGGGTGAGAAGATTGGCCAGGGCCGTGAAGCTGCCAAGCAGTTTTTGAGCGACAATCCCAAAGTTATGAAAGAACTCGAGAAAGAGATCCGCTCTCAAGCAACTTAGAGCCAGTATTTAGCCACCTGCGAGTTGTTATGCCTACTGTCACCGACATTACTCAACAAAAAAAACGTACTCAACTCTACAATATCTTTGTAGACGGTGCGTTTTTTTGTTCGCTTAGCGATCTACAACTTAGTTTATCTGGCATTGGCATAGGGGACGAAGTTGAGCCAGATAAGCTAGCCGAGCTCAAACACTCTTCATTGTATTCTAAAACCTATGACCGAGCCTTGTATTACATAAGTTTTCGGCCACGTAGTACACACGAAGTACGCAAATACTTACAAGAGAAAATTGAAGATAGTGATCAAATAGAGCCTGTAGTTCAAAAACTTTCTGAGCAACAATTGCTAGACGATCAGCAGTTTGCTCGCAACTGGATAGAAAACCGCAACCTGCTCAAGCCTCGTTCAAAACGACAATTGCAGCAAGAACTGCGACAAAAGGGTGTAGGCAGTGAGATCATTGAAGCTGTTTTGGCTGAGCAAAACCACGATCAAGAACTACAAAACATTCAAAAACTAATTGCTAAAAAAAGAAAAGCCAGCCGCAAGACTGATGATATGACTCTTATTTCGCACATGAGCGCACGCGGCTTTCGCTACGCCGACATCAAAGCCGTACTAGGGGCCGAGAGTGCCGGCTAGCTACGCTTGAGTACGAATCTAAAAATCACGGCCGCCAGTACAACCCACAAAGCAATTACAACCACTTCACACTCCTCATTGCTAGGTATTATATTTGTTAAGCTATAATACTTCAATAGAAAAAACTTTTGTTTTTACAATCTCTGACACTCGATCTTCTTCGGCCGTTGCCAACGATCGGCAAGCGAAGCCATTAAGCAACGCTCTTGTTTGCGAGAATTTGGTTGTTACCAAACCGCGCTAGCCTCCAAGAAGTTTCGACTGGCTGAGCACTGCTAGACTGTAAGCATAGGCCAGGCGGTTTTGCTATCTTTTGCCAAGACAAAAGATAGTCGCCCGAAAGGGTGAAAGAATTTCAGCTTTTGGCCGGCAACACGCTTGGGCTAGTTTTTTGCAGTTTTATGGTGCTGTCTTTAACTACAATGGTTTTGTTATCATCTTTTACATCGACAACCATATTACGATCAATAATATGAGAGGCGTAAAAAAACTGCCAAATAGAACGTGATTTTAAGTAAAGCTTAGTTGCTGTGAAATCATTAGTGCTTAAGCTAAAGTCGTTAACCCGGCCTAGTTTTTTGCTGCTTTGGGTAACTACATTGGCACCACACAACAAAAAAGGCTGCTTTATATATGGCTTGAGTCGCACTAAATCCTCGTCTTCGGCTAGATCATTTGCAGATTCTATAATTAGTTTATTGTTATCGACCAGCTTTATGTCGTGCGGCAATAGGTAGCGTGGCCTAAATTTGGTCTGCAAATGAACTTGTAACATAACGATTTTAAAGTCATCGGGGTTAACAATGAGTTTTTGCACCCGACCCAGAATACCACCGTCCTGCACGCTAAAAACAGGCAGTTGAATAATATGACTAGCTAAGTGTGGCATGCTTACAGTATACCTGGCCAACTATTTCTTTTCGAACTCTTGCGCTATCTCAAGGTAACAGCAACGCAAATGTGAAACTTCTTTACCGTGTTATTTGAATCTGGTGGGCTAAACAAAATCGCACCAAACTCGGTTAACTCCTTGCCGCACTTGTCGCAAACCGGCTTAATTGCCATCGTTATTTACCATATCTAAGTTTAGATTTTCATCTAAGCTAATGCCACTGAGCTTATTTATACCAACGATCGCTATAGTCGGCTGCAGCAGCTTTATCAAGGCTAATATGTTGACCTCGTGCGAAACTATTAAAGCTTGACCGTTAGCCGGCAGTTGACCGAGCAGCTTTTTGGCCAAATCTAACAAACTTTTGGCGCCGGCTGGGTCGGACGACAGCATTAACACCGGCTCGATGGCTGGTTTTTGGCCGGTCAAAAGCCCGGCCGTAGTTTGTGTGCGTTTGGCCGGAGAGGCTACCACAATATCAAAATGGGGGAGCTTTTGCGCCAACTCCTTACAAGCACCAACACCTTGCGGTGTGAGCTCATCGCCCTCACGATCGGCATGCCGCAGTATTATTACTCGTTTCATAGCGCTTTTATAATGACATTAGCCATCTTGCTGGTGGGCCATTCTCCGTTGACAACAATGTCTGCCAGTTTGCTTTGTGGCTGAACATAGTTTCTGTGTCCGGGGATTAGCCTTTTATTGATGTACTCAGGCAGATCCCACCGGCTAACACCGTCTGATCTGTCAAGCCTTCGTTGAACAATCTGCTCTTCTGGCAAATCAATAAACACTTTTTTGTCAAAGAGCTTTACAGCGGCCGGATCGTAGAAGATTAAAAAGCCTTCTATAAAAGTGAATTTATTTGGATCAAGCTGTTTACTGGTTACCCCAGAGGCAGTGCTCTCCCTAGATTTGGTCCGCAGATGTATAGTCTTTCCTTGCCTTAGACTTTTTAGGTCGGTTATAAATTCATCGTAACGATAGAGAGAGGGATTTTCCCAATCTTCAACAACTTCTGGTAAGTTTTCTTCACCAACGAAGTAATCATCAAACGACAGGCCGGAGAATTCATCGCCGAGTCGCTTTTGAATTTCTTCAATTAGTGTAGTTTTGCCACTACAGCTGCCACCAGCAATTCCGATAATCATTTGCCTAGTTTCTGTTTTAGCACTCTTAGCAACTCTGGAAATTCTTTTTTATCCTTGTCATAACCAAAGTGTCCTTGATCACTAAACTCGTGATATTCAGAGCCGAGTCTGTCTTTTATGAATCTAGCTTCTTCGATCGGTATCCAAGGGTCGTCGGTAGAGGCGAATACTACAGCCCACTTTTGATTATCTTTAATTGCTTTCCAGCCCCAAGGCTGATCAAAGTAGCCACTCTTCTTCTCGGTCTCATCGCCCAGATCGGTGTAGTAGCCACCAACTAATATTGATCCTAACAGCTTGCTGTTTTCGGCATACTTCAGAGCCGCTATTGCTCCAGTTGAATGACCAACTAGTATGGTATTTTCATCTGCACTAAGCTTATCTTTTAAATATGGAATCCAGTATTTAGCTCTGCCCAGTTCAGAATCAGGCATATCTGGGGCTAAGCATTTAACATTTAGCTTTTCTAGCTCGCCTTTAAGCCATGGCAGCCAATTGTCTGAGCCTTTGCCGCCACCATTGCCGTGCAGCAGAATCACTTTTACGTCTTTCATGTTCACAATTATACCAAACCTGGTGATACAATAAAATTATGGAAATAAGATTGGCCGACAGCTCAGACACAAAACAACTAGGTGAAATGCGTTGGGATTTTCAGATCGAAGAGCCAACTGAAACTGTTTCTAGTGGTAAAAACCCTTAGGGGCGTATTGTTTGTAAATGTTCCTACCAGGCATGAAGCCCATTCTAAGGGTACGACCCTTAGAATACAAATTGGTTCGGCGCAATTGTAGCGCTTGGATTGGTGTACATACCACCGTACCAAACTACAGGCTACTCACCTTGCTGTTGGGGCATAGGGTGATTTAGTATATGACATAGGTGTCTTGTCTCCCTGTTTATTAGTCATTTACAAGTCTGATAGACACCCGTTTTTGTTGCTAAGCTAGTGAACCCATTACAGTAGTGTTGACCCGGACCTGATTACCAAGTATAATTACATGGTTTTAAAAGCTAATTGACCTTTTTACTAAAGCATAAATACAAACAGACTTTAGTGAAGCTCGCAACAAGCGAGGGATCCAAAGAAAGGAAATAAATGAGACAATACGAAGTAGCAATTTTGCTACACCCCGATCTAGAGATCGACATAGAGTCGGCCACCTCTAAGATCGAAAAGATCCTGACTGCCAATGGTGGCAAGATCGTAAAAAAAGACAACTGGGGCAAGCGTAAGCTAGCCTATAAGATCAAAAAACAGGAGTGGGGAATTTATGTGTTCTACACTGTAGAACTACCGACCGAGGCTCCACAAAAGATCACCAACACCCTGCGAATTACCGAAGAGGTAATGCGCTATCTTGTGGTAAGTTTAGAGCGAATTCGCTACGTAAATAAGCCAACCGAGGGTGCTAAAAAAGAAGCTCCCAAGGATAAAACCGAAAAGGCTGCGGCTGAAGAAGGCGAAAAAGAAGAGAAAGGGGAAGAGTAATGGCCAAAGATTTTAACCAAGCAATTGTAATGGGCAATTTAACCCGTGACCCGGAACTGCGCACCACACCGAGCGGACAATCTGTCGCTAGTTTTGCTGTAGCCACCAACCGTAGTTGGCAAGACCCCAGCGGTGAACGTAAAGATGCTGTGGAGTATCACGACATTGTAGCCTGGGGTAAATTAGGTGAACTGGCTAGCAGCTACCTACAAAAGGGCCGCAAAGTGCTGGTAGTAGGCCGCTTGCAAACCCGCAGCTGGGAAGGCAACGACGGTGTTAAGCGCCAAAAAACTGAGATTGTTGCAACTGATATCAACTTTGTGGATCGCATGAACGCTGGTGGCGACGCCGGTAGCGATGCTGGTTTTAACCAAGACCCAGATGCTCAAGCACCAGCAAAACCAGCTACCAAAAAAGACGGCGTAAAAATCGAAGACATGGGTGACGGCGATATTAACCTAGACGACATTCCGTTTTAAGGACTTATGATGGCAGAATTCTACAAAAGCAAGCAAAATAAGTTTTACGCCGAAAAGCTCGAATACATCGACTACAAAGATGTTAAGACTTTGCAGCGCTATCTAAATAGTGTTGGCAAAATCGAAGGTCGCAAGCGCACTGGTGCTAGCATGAAGCACCAACGACAGTTGGCAAAAGCACTCAAGCGGGCAAGACATATGGCTCTTTTACCGTTCGTGGTACGCTAGCATGCATACTGTTCGAACAGAGTGAGAACTATAGTTCTCGGCAAGCCTCGAACAATAAAGCTTACGGAGACAATTTACTATGTATGGCCCAACTGACCTACGAAAAGAAACCTTAATTGAACTCGATGGCGCGCCCTACCGGGTGGTTGAATATGCTCAAAAACAGATGGGCCGCGGTGGTTCGACCGTTAACACTAAGATCAAAAATCTCATTACTGGCCAGGTTTTGGATCGCACATTCAAGAATGATGAACGCGTTAAACCAGCAGAAATCGATCACAAAACCGTACAGTATTTGTACCGCAGCGGTGATAAATTGAACTTTATGGATATGAGCAGTTACGAAACGCTTGAGATTGAACAACAAATTGACTCTAATATCCCCAAGTACTTAAATGAAGGCTCAGAAATAGAAGCCCTGATTTTCAACGGCCAAACCATTGGTTTTGATTGGCCCAAGAACGTAGTGCTCAAAGTTGTATCAGCTCCAGGTGGTGATAAAGGCAATAGCGCCAGCGCCACCACCAAAGAGGTGGAGTTAGAAACAGGGCTAAAAGTACAGGCTCCACAGTTTATAAGGGTTGGTGACACGGTAAAAGTCGACACCCGCACTGGTCAATACCTAGAGCGCGCTAAATAGTCTTATACGGCCGGCAAAAAACCAGCCCTACTCCAGTTCCACAATACGGGGTGCATCTGCACAGGCGTAACGTCACTGTCTTTCAATAGCTCCCTCCATGCCGCAATTACTTCCTCTTGATTTGCACCCTCTGGCACCAAGCCAAGCTCAATACTCGACTGGATTATGTGTGTATCTGGAATAATCGAAATCTCATACGGGTTTAACCACTTAACGTCTGTGTATTGCGAAAGTATGTATGGCCAATAGTTTGAGAGTTTTGGGCCAGACAGGTATGGAAATGATTTCTTCTTAGTAACTTGAAGTATTTCTAGAAGTTTCAAAATATCATTTTGTGCTTGCCCAATTATCATTCTTGGGTCATCATCGAACTCGCCGTGAAGAGTTGCGGCAATCGTGGTCCAAATGAGAGTGTGCTTGTTAGGCTGGAGCGCAAGTCGATGCTTGCCTAGGTCAGCCTGAATTTTTTTGTAAGTAGTTTTTGCTAACTTCTCGGGGAAATATAGATAATTAGTGGTTGGATCATCCCAGGT
Coding sequences within it:
- a CDS encoding DNA translocase FtsK 4TM domain-containing protein; protein product: MVRKKHKKKPAKLQKGKKLNKKEQQEKAEAQAELKRSIVREIVAIILIALAVFLLLASFGLAATAGAWILGAIKVVIGLSAYVLPLTLLLTAWVLFLPEKYQLRGYNILGQMAFYVFLSSIFAFIFKSNSPDITVLANQGGLVGYGLYALMSPVLNQWVAIFILSALLTISIVIAANARLKDIIIKTLSLFGLRRKDGEDGNEETEPKFQINTKLPIKGTIGNEDQDQPKEKEEALTGALDKDWKYPSLDLLEEGGSKADAGDVKANAKLIQDTLAHFGIDVSMADVNIGPTVAQYSLKPPTGVKLNKITTLDRDLALALAQHPIRIEAPIPGKSLVGIEVPNKKVAMVRLRDILASKDMDQYKSRLDFVLGRDVSGEIVVADLNKMPHLLIAGATGAGKSVTISALIASLLYRNSPSELKLILVDPKRVEMTPYNDIPHLLTPVITEPDKTISSLKWAVAEMERRYKLFSETANKNISEYNSSNREDAMPFIVILIDELADLMMVAAKEVEGLIVRLAQMGRAAGMHLVLATQRPDVNVITGIIKANIPSRIALRTASQIDSRTILDQAGAEKLIGNGDMLFVNAELTKPKRIQGVYIANKETENLAKFLREQRAAEYNEEVTAQAVKMPGSPGSLESADDDMFEQAAEVVIQNSKASASLLQRRLRVGYARAARLIDLLEERGVVGPPDGARPREVLVSDISDLMGGSLGGGEEQPK
- a CDS encoding DUF4115 domain-containing protein — encoded protein: MSDEQLKESAKGTDSPAKISLHVALPELLQKRRNELGYSLKDVEKAINVREIYLGQIEAGDYDKLPDDVYAKGYVKNYADYLGFDTKPIMQLYTNERVAHKQASADSHSRQKSSGFNLKPIGSGAVVVTPKAIAILIGVATFVIAAGYILWQFVLLAAPPKINLNSQIPGTVNTSYIIVSGQIDAGSDLFINSSPVQISPDGSFSERIAVEDGDNTITLMARNKLGKTSTMSKNIVARLPNSANADLASQLPANPVDGVQIVIKVNKQATWIVAKADGQDAFHGTMLPGSQQLIKAKQSITLTTGNGGATSVVITNSSVARKNLGQLGRDGEAKIDLTFNKDTQFSQ
- the recA gene encoding recombinase RecA, which gives rise to MDKPKASRSSSDSVSSSERKSRIKAVDLAVEQIERQFGKGSIMKLGEGMQVAVETIPTGSLSLDLALGGGIPQGRIVEIYGPESSGKTTLALHSVAEVQNRGGLAAFIDAEHALDPEYAAKIGVNLDDLLISQPDTGEQALEICETLVRSSAVDVVVVDSVAALVPRAEIEGEMGDSHMGLQARLMSQALRKLTGVIAKSNTTVIFINQLRMKIGVMFGNPEVTAGGNALKYYSSVRLDIRRTEQIKDGDNIIGNHVKVKVVKNKIAAPFRIAEFDIMYNQGISKAGDMVDLAVKHGLVEKAGAWYAYKGEKIGQGREAAKQFLSDNPKVMKELEKEIRSQAT
- a CDS encoding RecX family transcriptional regulator translates to MPTVTDITQQKKRTQLYNIFVDGAFFCSLSDLQLSLSGIGIGDEVEPDKLAELKHSSLYSKTYDRALYYISFRPRSTHEVRKYLQEKIEDSDQIEPVVQKLSEQQLLDDQQFARNWIENRNLLKPRSKRQLQQELRQKGVGSEIIEAVLAEQNHDQELQNIQKLIAKKRKASRKTDDMTLISHMSARGFRYADIKAVLGAESAG
- a CDS encoding PRC-barrel domain-containing protein, translating into MPHLASHIIQLPVFSVQDGGILGRVQKLIVNPDDFKIVMLQVHLQTKFRPRYLLPHDIKLVDNNKLIIESANDLAEDEDLVRLKPYIKQPFLLCGANVVTQSSKKLGRVNDFSLSTNDFTATKLYLKSRSIWQFFYASHIIDRNMVVDVKDDNKTIVVKDSTIKLQKTSPSVLPAKS
- a CDS encoding histidine phosphatase family protein, whose product is MKRVIILRHADREGDELTPQGVGACKELAQKLPHFDIVVASPAKRTQTTAGLLTGQKPAIEPVLMLSSDPAGAKSLLDLAKKLLGQLPANGQALIVSHEVNILALIKLLQPTIAIVGINKLSGISLDENLNLDMVNNDGN
- a CDS encoding alpha/beta hydrolase produces the protein MKDVKVILLHGNGGGKGSDNWLPWLKGELEKLNVKCLAPDMPDSELGRAKYWIPYLKDKLSADENTILVGHSTGAIAALKYAENSKLLGSILVGGYYTDLGDETEKKSGYFDQPWGWKAIKDNQKWAVVFASTDDPWIPIEEARFIKDRLGSEYHEFSDQGHFGYDKDKKEFPELLRVLKQKLGK
- the rpsF gene encoding 30S ribosomal protein S6, with the translated sequence MRQYEVAILLHPDLEIDIESATSKIEKILTANGGKIVKKDNWGKRKLAYKIKKQEWGIYVFYTVELPTEAPQKITNTLRITEEVMRYLVVSLERIRYVNKPTEGAKKEAPKDKTEKAAAEEGEKEEKGEE
- the ssb gene encoding single-stranded DNA-binding protein, producing the protein MAKDFNQAIVMGNLTRDPELRTTPSGQSVASFAVATNRSWQDPSGERKDAVEYHDIVAWGKLGELASSYLQKGRKVLVVGRLQTRSWEGNDGVKRQKTEIVATDINFVDRMNAGGDAGSDAGFNQDPDAQAPAKPATKKDGVKIEDMGDGDINLDDIPF
- a CDS encoding 30S ribosomal protein S18, yielding MAEFYKSKQNKFYAEKLEYIDYKDVKTLQRYLNSVGKIEGRKRTGASMKHQRQLAKALKRARHMALLPFVVR
- the efp gene encoding elongation factor P, with protein sequence MYGPTDLRKETLIELDGAPYRVVEYAQKQMGRGGSTVNTKIKNLITGQVLDRTFKNDERVKPAEIDHKTVQYLYRSGDKLNFMDMSSYETLEIEQQIDSNIPKYLNEGSEIEALIFNGQTIGFDWPKNVVLKVVSAPGGDKGNSASATTKEVELETGLKVQAPQFIRVGDTVKVDTRTGQYLERAK